The Amycolatopsis sp. QT-25 genomic sequence CTTGACCACGTGCCCGCCTGGTCCGGTCCGACCGCCGAAGCACCGTTGCCTCGCTGAAGTGGTCTTCGTTCCGAGGGTGGCGGGTGGTGCTCCGTGGTGGCTCCTCCGACAGCTGAGACCACGGATCGTCCGTTGTGGTTCCCCTCGGCTTCGACTTGGGCTTCGAGAACCTGTTCCTCGGCGTCCGGAGGGGACGTTCCGCCGAACCGCGCGTCGGTGATCGCCGCCTGTTTCCGCGCCGCGTCGGCCACCGCGGGGTACGAAGTGGACAGAATGGCGGCGGCGAGCTGTTGTGGTTGCCGCCGAAGAACTTCCGGGCGGAGCGGATGTCCTGAAGGGACGCGCCGGGGTCCGCGACGAGTCGGTCGGACCCGGCCGACATGGAGCCTTCGCGCGCTTGTGGTGCGTCGGACGGCCAGCTATGCCACGGCACTGTGACCGGGGTCACCGTGGCCCCTTCACCGCTTCGCCGCGATGGTGTCCCTTCCCGATCCATCCGGCTCACCCGATAGGGGATAGGTAGCGTGGTTCGCCGAGCGGGGTGGAATCAGTACGAGTGAGGGGAGGGCGTCGTGGACGCCGAGCAGCAGGAAAGCAGCGAAGAACCCCGGCGGGGGAGTCACGCGGCGCCGGACGGGGCTCCCGTGCATCCGCTGATCGATCTCTCGCGGGATCCGCATCCGGGCCGGGCGGACCATGCCAAACCCGACGAGGAATGAAGGCCGGGCGCGCGGCGCCTCCGGTGGGGCGGTGGCGGGAGAACCGGTCCGAAACGCCGTTCCATCAGGGTGACCGCGGCGTGCCGCCCGGCACGATATAGTTATGGACCCCCCGATTTGGCCGGTCCGGAAGAGGCCGGGTATCTTTGGAGACCGTGCCCGGCAGGCGTCGGGCCGTCCCGTGTGCCGTGCGGCATGGACGGGGTGCTCAGGCATCCGGTCCACCGGCTTCGCCCACACGGGATCCGACGGAAAATCCCTACGGGAAGTTACCGGTCGCAAGACCGTGACGCGGGCCGACACGCCCGACCGCGGGGGCCGGAGACACCACGTAGTAGCAAGATCGCGAACAGAAAGCTGGTCCATTGCCCACGATCCAGCAGCTGGTCCGTAAGGGCCGCCAGGACAAGGCTGCCAAGCAGAAGACCGCGGCCCTCAAGGGGAGCCCGCAGCGGCGTGGCGTGTGCACTCGCGTGTACACCACAACCCCCAAGAAGCCGAACTCGGCGCTTCGCAAGGTCGCTCGTGTGAAGCTGACCAGCGGCATCGAGGTCACCGCCTACATTCCCGGTGAAGGCCACAACCTGCAGGAGCACTCGATGGTGCTCGTGCGCGGTGGTCGTGTGAAGGACCTGCCGGGTGTCCGCTACAAGATCATCCGCGGTTCGCTCGACACCCAGGGTGTCAAGAACCGTAAGCAGGCGCGCAGCCGGTACGGCGCGAAGAAGGAGAAGAGCTAATGCCCCGCAAGGGTCCGGCCCCGAAGCGGCCGCTGATCTCTGACCCCGTCTACGCATCCCCGCTGGTCACCCAGCTGGTGAACAAGGTGCTGAAGGACGGCAAGCGGTCTCTGGCCGAGCGCATCGTCTACGGCGCCCTCGAAGGCGCTCGCGAGAAGACCGGCACCGACCCGGTCGTCACGCTGAAGCGCGCCCTTGACAACGTGAAGCCCACCATCGAGGTGAAGAGCCGCCGCGTCGGTGGTGCCACCTACCAGGTGCCGATCGAGGTCAAGCCGGGACGTTCCACCACGCTCGCGCTTCGCTGGCTGGTCTCCTTCTCGCAGGCTCGCCGCGAGAAGACCATGATCGAGCGTCTGCAGAACGAGCTCCTCGACGCGAGCAACGGCCTCGGCGCCAGCGTGAAGCGACGCGAGGACACGCACAAGATGGCCGAGTCCAACAAGGCCTTCGCGCACTACCGCTGGTAAGTAGTCCGGTACCGCCGCCCGGTCCCTCGGGTCGCGCCTTGCCGGGCCCCACTTTTGAGACAGGGGAACACTCTCGTGGCACGTGAAGTGCTGACCGACCTGAACAAGGTCCGCAACATCGGCATCATGGCCCACATCGACGCCGGTAAGACCACCACCACCGAGCGGATCCTGTTCTACACCGGGGTCAACTACAAGATCGGTGAAGTCCACGATGGCGCCGCCACCATGGACTGGATGGAGGAGGAGCAGAAGCGGGGTATCACCATCACCTCGGCTGCCACCACCACCTTCTGGGCCGATCACCAGATCAACATCATCGACACCCCGGGTCACGTCGACTTCACCGTCGAGGTGGAGCGATCGCTGCGCGTGCTCGATGGTGCCGTCGCCGTCTTCGACGGCAAGGAAGGTGTCGAGCCGCAGTCCGAGCAGGTCTGGCGTCAGGCGGACAAGTACGAGGTTCCTCGTATCTGCTTCGTCAACAAGATGGACAAGCTCGGCGCGGACTTCTACTTCACCGTCCGCACCATCGAAGAGCGCCTCGGCGCCCGCCCGCTGGTCATCCAGCTGCCGATCGGCGCCGAGAACGAGTTCGAAGGCGTCATCGACCTGGTCCGCATGAAGGCGTTGACCTGGCGCGGAGAGGTCCAGAAGGGCGAGGACTACGCCGTCGAGGAGATCCCGGCCGAGCTCGCCGACAAGGCGGCCGAGTACCGGGAGAAGCTGGTCGAGGCCATCGCCGAGACCGACGACTCCCTGATGGAGAAGTTCCTCGAGGGCGAGGAGCTGACGGAAGCCGAGCTCAAGGCCGGTATCCGCAAGCTCACCGTGAACCGCGAGGCGTACCCGGTGCTCACCGGTTCCGCTTTCAAGAACAAGGGCGTGCAGCCCATGCTCGACGCGGTCATCGACTACCTTCCGTCGCCGCTGGACGTCCCCGCCGTCGAGGGCACGCTGCCCGACGGTGAGACCGTCGTGTCGCGCAAGCCGTCGACCGAGGAGCCGTTCTCCGCTCTGGCGTTCAAGATCGCCGCGCACCCGTTCTTCGGCAAGCTGACCTACATCCGGGTGTACTCGGGCAAGGTCGCCTCCGGCGCGCAGCTGATCAACGCCACCAAGGAGCGCAAGGAGCGCATCGGGAAGCTCTTCCAGATGCACTCCAACAAGGAGAACCCGGTCGACGAGGCCCAGGCGGGCCACATCTACGCGGTCATCGGCCTGAAGGACACCACCACCGGTGACACCCTCGCCGACCCGCAGAACCCGGTCGTCCTCGAGTCGATGACGTTCCCGGCGCCGGTCATCCGCGTCGCGATCGAGCCGAAGACCAAGGCCGACCAGGAGAAGCTGTCCCTGGCGATCCAGAAGCTGGCCGAAGAGGACCCGACGTTCCAGGTCAACCTGGACGAGGACACCGGCCAGACGATCATCGCGGGTATGGGCGAGCTGCACCTCGAGGTGCTGGTGAACCGCATGAAGTCCGACTACAAGGTCGAGGCGAACATCGGTAAGCCGCAGGTCGCCTACCGCGAGACGGTGCGCAAGACGGTCGAGAAGCTCGACTACGTGCACAAGAAGCAGACCGGTGGTTCCGGTCAGTTCGCGAAGGTCATCGTCAAGCTCGAGCCGCTCGAGTCCACCGACGGTGCCCTCTACGAGTTCTCCAACAAGGTCACCGGTGGCCGCGTGCCGCGGGAGTACATCCCGTCGGTCGACGCGGGCGCGCAGGACGCCATGCAGTACGGCGTGCTGGCCGGCTACCCGCTCGTCGGGTTGAAGTTCACCTTGTTGGACGGCGCGTACCACGAGGTCGACTCTTCGGAAATGGCCTTCAAGATCGCCGGCTCCATGGCGATGAAGGAAGCCGCGAAGAAGGCCGGTCCGGTCATCCTCGAGCCGCTGATGGCCGTCGAGGTCACCACGCCCGAGGACTACATGGGCGATGTGATCGGTGACCTCAACTCCCGCCGTGGCCAGATCCAGGCCATGGAGGAGCGCGCCGGTACCCGTGTCGTCAAGGCACTGGTCCCGCTGTCGGAGATGTTCGGTTACGTCGGTGACCTGCGGTCGCGTACCCAGGGACGTGCCAACTACTCCATGGTGTTCGACTCCTACGCTGAGGTTCCCGCGAACGTCGCGAAGGAAATCATCGCGAAGGCGACAGGGGAGTAGTTCCCTCTCGCTCGCGGGCATAAGGAAAACTCCTGAACGTCCGCACCACCCACCGAGAAACGAATCTCCGTCTGACGACAGCCACGTCGGCCGGTGAGTAAGCAAAACAGTCCAGGAGGACATTCCAGTGGCGAAGGCGAAATTCGAGCGGACCAAGCCGCACGTCAACATCGGGACCATCGGTCACGTCGACCACGGTAAGACCACTCTGACCGCGGCGATCACCAAGGTTCTGCACGACAAGTACCCCGAGCTGAACACGGCCTCGGCGTTCGACCAGATCGACAACGCGCCGGAAGAGAAGCAGCGCGGCATCACGATCAACATCTCGCACGTCGAGTACCAGACCGAGAAGCGTCACTACGCTCACGTGGACGCCCCGGGCCACGCGGACTACATCAAGAACATGATCACCGGTGCGGCGCAGATGGACGGCGCGATCCTCGTGGTCGCGGCGACCGACGGCCCGATGCCGCAGACCCGTGAGCACGTGCTGCTCGCGAAGCAGGTCGGCGTGCCCTACATCGTGGTCGCGCTGAACAAGGCCGACATGGTCGACGACGAGGAGATCCTGGAGCTCGTCGAGCTCGAGGTCCGCGAGCTGCTGTCCTCCCAGGACTTCCCTGGTGACGACGCTCCGGTCGTCAAGGTCTCCGGCCTGAAGGCCCTCGAGGGCGACGCCAAGTGGGGCGAGAGCGTGCTCGAGCTCATGGCGGCCGTCGACGAGAACGTGCCGGACCCGGTGCGTGAGCTCGACAAGCCGTTCCTGATGCCGATCGAAGACGTCTTCACGATCACCGGCCGTGGCACGGTCGTGACCGGCCGTATCGAGCGTGGCCGCGTCAACGTGAACGAAGAGGTCGAGATCGTCGGCATCAAGGAGAAGTCGACCAAGACCACCGTCACCGGTGTCGAGATGTTCCGCAAGCTGCTCGACCAGGGTGAGGCCGGCGACAACGTCGGTCTGCTGGTCCGCGGTATCAAGCGCGAGGACGTCGAGCGCGGCCAGGTCGTCGTGAAGCCGGGCACCACCACCCCGCACACGGAGTTCGAGGGCTCGGTCTACATCCTGTCGAAGGACGAGGGTGGCCGTCACACCCCGTTCTTCAACAACTACCGCCCGCAGTTCTACTTCCGTACCACGGACGTGACCGGCGTCGTCACCCTCAAGGAGGGTGTCGAGATGGTCATGCCGGGCGACAACACGGACATCAGCGTCGTGCTGATCCAGCCGGTCGCCATGGACGAGGGCCTGCGTTTCGCCATCCGTGAGGGTGGCCGGACCGTGGGCGCCGGCCAGGTCACCAAGATCGTCAAGTGATTTGACGCCGACCCGGGGGTGGTTACACCCCCGGGTTCAAGGCGTCAAATCACGTGTGCGACACTATTCAGGTTGCTCGTCCTGGGGCGGCCGAACCTTGCGAGTCAGTTGACTAGCAGGTTCCGGCCGCCCTGGTATGAGCGGCCACGGTCCGCGGAGCACTTCCTTCGGGTGAGGCTAGCGGGCAAGGGCGTTTGAGACGGCGATCCAAGCATTTCCGCCGGCTCGATGCCTCCTCACGTTGAGGAAGACCAGGCAAGACGAAGATCCCGCGGGATCCGTCTGTGCGTCGGGCTCGACACGCCCGACCGCGTGGACCGGGGACAGGGCCGTTGAACTGGGAAAACCTCAGTCAGGCTGAGGTTTGAAAAGACAAAAGCGGCACGAGACGACAAGGAACGAGCAGCCACCATGGCGGGACAGAAGATCCGCATCCGGCTCAAGGCCTACGACCACGAGGCGATTGACACCTCGGCGCGCAAGATCGTCGAGACGGTCACGCGCACCGGCGCCCGTGTTGTCGGGCCGGTGCCGCTGCCCACCGAGAAGAACGTTTACTGCGTCATCCGCTCGCCGCACAAGTACAAGGATTCGCGCGAGCACTTCGAGATGCGCACGCACAAGCGTCTGATCGACATCCTCGACCCGACGCCGAAGACGGTCGACGCGCTCATGCGCATCGACCTGCCGGCGAGCGTCGACGTCAACATCCAGTAGCGGCTGGCGAGCGGCGGAGAGTAAGAGACTCATGTCTGACAGGCAAATGAAGGGCATTCTGGGCACCAAGCTCGGTATGACCCAGGTCTTCGACGAGAACAACCGGGTCGTCCCGGTGACCGTCGTGCAGGCCGGTCCGAACGTGGTCACCCAGGTTCGGACCCAGGAAACCGACGGCTACAAGGCCGTGCAGCTGGCTTTCGGCGCGGTCGACCCGCGCCGGGTCAACAAGCCGCGCACCGGCCACTTCGACAAGGCGAGCGTGACCCCGCGCCGTTTCCTTGCCGAGCTGCGTACCACCGATGCGGACACCTACGAAGTCGGCCAGGAGATCACCGCTGAGGTGTTCGAGGCCGGTATCGAGGTCGACGTGACCGGTACCAGCAAGGGCAAGGGCTACGCCGGTGTCATGAAGCGTCACGGCTTCAAGGGCCAGGGCGCGAGCCACGGTGCCCAGGCCGTGCACCGCAAGCCCGGCTCGATCGGTGGCTGCGCCACCCCGGGCCGCGTCTTCAAGGGCCTGCGCATGGCGGGCCGGATGGGCAACGACCGGGTCACCACGCAGAACCTGACCGTGCACGCGGTGCGTGCCGAGGACGGCCTGCTGCTGATCAAGGGCGCCGTGCCCGGTCCCAAGGGCGGCCTGCTGTTCGTTCGCAGCGCCGCGAAGGGTGGTAACTGAACATGACCAGCGTCGAGCTGAAGACCCCGGCCGGTAAAGCCGACGGCACGGTCGAGCTCCCCTCGGAGATCTTCGACGTGCAGGCCAACGTGCCCCTCATGCACCAGGTCGTGGTGGGCCAGCTGGCCGCCGCGCGCCAGGGCACGCATGACACCAAGACCCGCGGTGAAGTCCGCGGTGGTGGCAAGAAGCCGTACCGCCAGAAGGGCACCGGCCGCGCCCGCCAGGGTTCGACCCGTGCGCCGCAGTTCACCGGTGGTGGCGTCGTCCACGGCCCCACGCCGCGTGACTACACCCAGCGCACCCCGAAGAAGATGAAGGCCGCCGCCCTGCGTGGCGCCCTCTCGGACCGGGCCCGCGCCGGACAGCTGCACGTCGTCACCGAACTGGTGGCCGGCGAGAAGCCGTCCACCAAGTCCGCCAAGGCCGTCATCGCCGCGGTGACCCAGGCCAAGCGCGTTCTCGTGGTGCTGCACCGCGACGACGAGCTGAGCTGGAACTCGCTGCGGAACCTGGCCGAGGTCCACCTCATCACGCCCGACCAGCTCAACACCTACGACGTGTTGGTCAACGACGACGTGGTGTTCACCAAGGCCGCTTACGACGTGTTCGTCGCCGGTCCCGTCCGGGGCAAGGGCGCGAAGGCTTCGGCCAAATCGAGCGAACTGTCGGGGGCCGACCTCGACAACTCGACTGGAGCGGGAACAGAAGGGAGTGACGAGCAGTGAGTGCGATCGCCATCCCCGATCCCCGCGACATCTTGCTCGCGCCGGTGATCTCCGAGAAGTCCTACGGGCTGCTCGAGGACCACAAGTACACGTTCATCGTCCGCCCGGACGCCAACAAGACCCAGATCAAGATCGCGGTCGAGAAGGTGTTCGGCGTCAAGGTGGTCAGCGTCAACACGGCCAACCGCCAGGGCAAGCGTAAGCGGACTCGCGCCGGCTTCGGCAAGCGCAAGGACACCAAGCGCGCCATCGTGACTCTTTCGGCTGAGAGCAAGCCGATCGAGATCTTCGGCGGACCCACCGCGTAAAGGACTGAGCTGACACATGGGCATCCGCAAGTACAAGCCGACGACCCCGGGTCGTCGCGGTTCCAGCGTCTCCGACTTCGCCGAGATCACTCGGTCCACGCCGGAGAAGTCGCTGCTGCGTCCGCTGAGCAAGTCCGGCGGCCGTAACTCCAGCGGCAAGATCACCACCCGGCACAAGGGTGGTGGCCACAAGCGTGCGTACCGGCTGATCGACTTCCGCCGGAACGACAAGGACGGCGTTCCCGCCAAGGTGGCGCACATCGAGTACGACCCCAACCGGTCCGCTCGTATCGCGCTCCTGCACTACGCCGACGGCGAGAAGCGCTACATCATCGCCCCGGAGAAGCTCAAGCAGGGTGACACGGTCGAGAACGGCCCCCGCGCCGACATCAAGCCGGGTAACAACCTGCCGCTGCGCAACATCCCGGTCGGCACCGTGATCCATGCGATCGAGCTCCGCCCCGGTGGCGGCGCGAAGATGGCGCGGTCCGCCGGTGCCAAGGTGCAGCTGGTGGCGAAGGACGGGCCGTACGCCCAGCTTCGTCTCCCGTCGGGCGAGATCCGCAACGTCGACGTGCGCAACCGCGCCACCATCGGCGAGGTCGGCAACTCCGACCACTCCAACATCAACTGGGGCAAGGCGGGTCGTAACCGCTGGCGCGGCAAGCGCCCCACCGTCCGTGGTGTCGTCATGAACCCGGTCGACCACCCGCACGGTGGTGGTGAGGGTAAGACCTCCGGTGGTCGCCACCCGGTGAACCCGAACGGAAAGCCCGAAGGCCGCACCCGCCGCCGCAAGGCCTCCGACGCCATGATCGTCCGCCGCCGGCGTACCGGCAAGAAGCGCTGAGCAGGGAGGTAGAAGAACATGCCACGCAGCCTTAAGAAGGGCCCCTTCGTGGACGACCACCTGCTCAAGAAGGTGGACGCGCTCAACGAGTCGGGCAAGAAGACCGTGATCAAGACGTGGTCGCGTCGTTCCACGATCATCCCGGATTTCCTGGGTCACACGATCGCGGTGCACGACGGCCGCAAGCACGTCCCGGTGTTCGTCACCGAGGCGATGGTGGGTCACAAGTTGGGCGAGTTCGCCCCGACCAGGACCTTCAAGGGCCACATCAAGGACGACCGCAAGTCGCGCCGCCGCTGAGCGGGCACGAGAGAACAAGGAAGCTAGCGATGAACGCCCAGAACGACGTGGCCGAGGCTTTGCCGACGGCTTACGCGCGGGCTCGCTTCGTCCGGGACTCGCCTACCAAGGTGCGCCGGGTGATCGAGCTGATCAAGGGACGTAGCGCCGCCGACGCCTTGGCCGTGCTCCAGTTCGCCCCGCAGGCGGCAAGCGAGCCGGTCGCGAAGGTGCTCGCCAGCGCCATGGCCAACGCCGAGAACAACCTCGATCTCGACCCCGACACCCTCTGGGTCAAGAACGCCTACGCCGACGAGGGCCCGACCCTCAAGCGCATCCGTCCGCGGGCCCAGGGCCGCGCGTACCGGATCCGCAAGCGGACCAGCCACATCACCGTCGAGGTGGAGTCGCGTCCGAAGGCCGAAGCCAAGAAGGCACAGGGCAAGAAGAAGGCAGGTGGCCGGTAGTGGGCCAGAAGATCAACCCGCACGGCTTCCGCCTGGGTATCACCACGGACTGGAAGTCGCGTTGGTACGCCGACAAGCAGTACGCGGAGTACGTGGCCGAGGACGTCAAGATCCGGAAGCTGCTGTCCACGGGCATGGAGCGCGCCGGGATCTCCAAGGTCGAGATCGAGCGCACCCGTGACCGGGTCCGCGTCGACATCCACACCGCCCGGCCGGGCATCGTCATCGGCCGTCGCGGCGCGGAGGCCGACCGCATCCGCGGCGCGCTGGAGAAGCTGACCGCCAAGCAGGTCCAGCTGAACATCCTCGAGGTCAAGAACCCCGAGGCCGACGCCCAGCTCGTCGCTCAGGGTGTCGCGGAGCAGCTGAGCAACCGGGTGGCGTTCCGCCGCGCGATGCGCAAGGCGATCCAGACCTCCATGCGTTCGCCGCAGGTCAAGGGCATCCGCGTGCAGTGCGGCGGTCGTCTCGGCGGTGCCGAGATGTCCCGCTCCGAGCACTACCGCGATGGCCGCGTCCCGCTGCACACGCTGCGCGCCGACATCGACTACGGCTTCTTCGAGGCCAAGACGACGTTCGGTCGCATCGGCGTGAAGGTGTGGATCTACAAGGGCGAGCTCGTGGGCGGCCTCAAGGCCAGGGAGGCGCGTGACGCCGCCGCGGCCGCCGAGCGTGCCCCGCGCCGCGACCGTGGTGACCGTCCCGCCCGCCCGCGCCGTTCCGGTGCGTCGGGCACGACGCCGACCTCGACCGAAGCCGGCCGGGCGGCCGCCGCCGCGAAGAGCGGCGACGCTCCCAAGGGCGACACGGCCACCGAGGCCCCGGCTGCTGAGACTGCAGAAAAGACGGAGGGCTGACACGTGCTCATCCCGCGCAGGGTCAAGCACCGGAAGCAGCACTCCCCGAAGCGCCACGGTGCCGCCAAGGGCGGTACGAACGTGAGCTTCGGCGAGTACGGCATCCAGGCGCTTGAGCACAGCTACGTGACCAACCGGCAGATCGAGTCCGCTCGTATCGCCATGACGCGTCACATCAAGCGTGGTGGCAAGGTGTGGACGACCATCTACCCGGACCGCCCGCTGACCAAGAAGCCGGCGGAAACCCGCATGGGTTCCGGTAAGGGTTCGCCCGAGTGGTGGATCGCCAACGTGAAGCCGGGCCGCGTGATGTTCGAGATCTCGTTCCCGAACGAGGAGACCGCCCGTGAGGCGCTCCGTCGCGCGATCCACAAGCTGCCCATGAAGTGCCGCATCGTGACCCGTGAAGGTGGTGAGTTCTGATGGCGAAGGCAGGTGCCGCCCAGGCATCGGAGCTGCGTGAGCTCACCGCGGAAGAGCTCGTTCTGCGTCTGAAGGAATACAAGGAGGAGCTCTTCAACCTCCGCTTCCAGATGGCGACCGGACAGCTCGACAACAACCGCCGTCTGCGCACCGTCCGCACGGACATCGCGCGGATCTACACGGTCATGCGCGAGCGTGAACTCGGCCTGTCCGTTTCCCCTGACGCCGAGAGTGAAGGTGCCGCATGAGCGAGCAGCCCAACGCTGAGGCGGCCCCCCGCAACGACCGCAAGGTCCGTGAGGGTTACGTCGTCTCGGACAAGATGAACAAGACGATCGTGGTCGAGCTCGAGGACCGCAAGAAGCACCGTCGTTACGCCAAGGTTCTCCGCAGCACCAGCAAGGTCAAGGTGCACGACGAGAACAACGAGGCGGGCGTGGGCGACCGGGTCACCCTGATGGAGACCCGCCCGCTGTCGGCGACCAAGCGCTGGCGTCTGGTGCAGATCGTGGAGAAGGCCAAGTAAGTAGGGCTCTTTTTGAGTCCCTCAGTTCCGCAAGGCTCGCGGCTGAACATCGAAAGATGAGCGCGAGAACCAGCGCGACATACAGGAGTAGACGTGATCCAGCAGGAGTCGCGGCTTCGGGTTGCCGACAACACGGGCGCGAAGGAAATCCTTTGCATCCGCGTTCTCGGCGGCTCGGGGCGGCGCTACGCGGGCATCGGCGACATCATCGTCGCCACCGTGAAGGACGCCATGCCGGCTGCCGGCGTGAAGAAGGGTGACGTCGTCAAGGCCGTCATCGTTCGCACGCGCAAGGAGCGCCGTCGTCCGGACGGTTCTTACATCCGCTTCGACGAGAACGCTGCTGTGCTCATCAAGAACGACAATGAGCCCCGCGGCACCCGCATCTTCGGGCCGGTCGGCCGCGAGCTGCGCGACCGAAAGTTCATGAAGATCATTTCGCTCGCGCCGGAGGTGTTGTAGAGCATGAAGGTGAAGAAGGGCGACACGGTCGTCGTCATCGCCGGCAAGGACAAGGGTGCCAAGGGCAAGGTCATCCAGGCCTACCCCGAGCGCGAGCGCGTGCTGGTCGAAGGCGTGAACCGGATCAAGAAGCACACCCGGATCTCGCAGACCCAGCGCGGCGCGCAGTCCGGTGGCATCGTCACCCAGGAGGCGCCCATCCACGTCTCGAACGTGATGGTCGTCGACTCCGACGGCAAGCCGACTCGCATCGGCTACCGCGTCGGCGAGGACGGCAAGAAGGTCCGGGTCGCGCGCCGGAACGGTAAGGACATCTGATCATGACCACCGCAGAGAAGATCGCCCCGCGCCTCAAGGTGCGGTACCGCGAGGAGATCAAGGGACAGCTCCAGGAGGAGTTCTCCTTCGAGAACGTCCACCAGATCCCGGGCGTCGTCAAGGTCGTCGTGAACATGGGTGTCGGTGACGCCGCCCGTGACAGCAAGCTGATCGAAGGCGCCATCCGCGACCTGACCGCGATCACCGGGCAGAAGCCCGAGGTTCGCAAGGCTCGCAAGTCCATCGCGCAGTTCAAGCTGCGTGAGGGCCAGCCGATCGGTGCGCGCGTCACGCTGCGCGGCGACCGGATGTGGGAGTTCCTCGACCGGCTGCTGACCATCGCGCTTCCGCGTATCCGTGACTTCCGCGGGCTTTCGCCGAAGCAGTTCGACGGCAACGGCAACTACACGTTCGGTCTCAACGAGCAGTCCATGTTCCACGAGATCGACCCGGACGCCATCGACCGCCCGCGCGGTATGGACGTCACTGTCGTCACCACCGCCAACACCGACGACGAGGGCCGCGCGCTGCTTCGCAAGCTCGGCTTCCCGTTCAAGGAGAACTGAGTCGATGGCCAAGAAAGCACTGGTCCACAAGGCCGCGAAGACGCCGAAGTTCAAGGTTCGCGGTTACACGCGCTGCCAGCGATGCGGTCGCCCGCACTCGGTGTTCCGCAAGTTCGGGCTCTGCCGGATCTGCCTTCGCGAGATGGCACACGCGGGCGAGCTGCCCGGCGTCCGCAAGTCCAGCTGGTAAGAGTCTTTTTTAACTCCCACTTCGCCACAGGCCCCGCACGTATCGCAGGGAACCAGGGCGAGAAAGGTTGACAGGTCACCATGACGATGACCGACCCCATCGCAGACTTCTTGACCCGTCTGCGTAACGCGAACTCGGCTTACCACGACGAGGTCGTGCTTCCCCACTCGAAGATCAAGGCGAACATCGCCGAGATCCTCAAGCGCGAGGGCTACATCTCGGGCTACCGCGACGAGCCGGGCGAGAAGCACAAGAACCTCATCGTGGAGCTGAAGTACGGCCCCAACCGTGAGCGCAGCATCGCCGGCCTTCGCCGCGTGTCCAAGCCCGGCCTGCGGGTCTACGCAAAATCGACCGAACTGCCGTCGGTT encodes the following:
- the rplV gene encoding 50S ribosomal protein L22, with product MNAQNDVAEALPTAYARARFVRDSPTKVRRVIELIKGRSAADALAVLQFAPQAASEPVAKVLASAMANAENNLDLDPDTLWVKNAYADEGPTLKRIRPRAQGRAYRIRKRTSHITVEVESRPKAEAKKAQGKKKAGGR
- the rpsQ gene encoding 30S ribosomal protein S17, with translation MSEQPNAEAAPRNDRKVREGYVVSDKMNKTIVVELEDRKKHRRYAKVLRSTSKVKVHDENNEAGVGDRVTLMETRPLSATKRWRLVQIVEKAK
- the rplN gene encoding 50S ribosomal protein L14 — its product is MIQQESRLRVADNTGAKEILCIRVLGGSGRRYAGIGDIIVATVKDAMPAAGVKKGDVVKAVIVRTRKERRRPDGSYIRFDENAAVLIKNDNEPRGTRIFGPVGRELRDRKFMKIISLAPEVL
- the rpsC gene encoding 30S ribosomal protein S3, with protein sequence MGQKINPHGFRLGITTDWKSRWYADKQYAEYVAEDVKIRKLLSTGMERAGISKVEIERTRDRVRVDIHTARPGIVIGRRGAEADRIRGALEKLTAKQVQLNILEVKNPEADAQLVAQGVAEQLSNRVAFRRAMRKAIQTSMRSPQVKGIRVQCGGRLGGAEMSRSEHYRDGRVPLHTLRADIDYGFFEAKTTFGRIGVKVWIYKGELVGGLKAREARDAAAAAERAPRRDRGDRPARPRRSGASGTTPTSTEAGRAAAAAKSGDAPKGDTATEAPAAETAEKTEG
- the rplX gene encoding 50S ribosomal protein L24 is translated as MKVKKGDTVVVIAGKDKGAKGKVIQAYPERERVLVEGVNRIKKHTRISQTQRGAQSGGIVTQEAPIHVSNVMVVDSDGKPTRIGYRVGEDGKKVRVARRNGKDI
- the rpsH gene encoding 30S ribosomal protein S8; its protein translation is MTMTDPIADFLTRLRNANSAYHDEVVLPHSKIKANIAEILKREGYISGYRDEPGEKHKNLIVELKYGPNRERSIAGLRRVSKPGLRVYAKSTELPSVLGGLGVAIISTSSGLQTDRQAKRNSVGGEVLAYVW
- the rpsS gene encoding 30S ribosomal protein S19, coding for MPRSLKKGPFVDDHLLKKVDALNESGKKTVIKTWSRRSTIIPDFLGHTIAVHDGRKHVPVFVTEAMVGHKLGEFAPTRTFKGHIKDDRKSRRR
- the rplE gene encoding 50S ribosomal protein L5, which codes for MTTAEKIAPRLKVRYREEIKGQLQEEFSFENVHQIPGVVKVVVNMGVGDAARDSKLIEGAIRDLTAITGQKPEVRKARKSIAQFKLREGQPIGARVTLRGDRMWEFLDRLLTIALPRIRDFRGLSPKQFDGNGNYTFGLNEQSMFHEIDPDAIDRPRGMDVTVVTTANTDDEGRALLRKLGFPFKEN
- the rpmC gene encoding 50S ribosomal protein L29; its protein translation is MAKAGAAQASELRELTAEELVLRLKEYKEELFNLRFQMATGQLDNNRRLRTVRTDIARIYTVMRERELGLSVSPDAESEGAA
- the rplP gene encoding 50S ribosomal protein L16; its protein translation is MLIPRRVKHRKQHSPKRHGAAKGGTNVSFGEYGIQALEHSYVTNRQIESARIAMTRHIKRGGKVWTTIYPDRPLTKKPAETRMGSGKGSPEWWIANVKPGRVMFEISFPNEETAREALRRAIHKLPMKCRIVTREGGEF
- a CDS encoding type Z 30S ribosomal protein S14, translated to MAKKALVHKAAKTPKFKVRGYTRCQRCGRPHSVFRKFGLCRICLREMAHAGELPGVRKSSW